Part of the Triticum aestivum cultivar Chinese Spring chromosome 4D, IWGSC CS RefSeq v2.1, whole genome shotgun sequence genome is shown below.
ATTAAATAAGAAATAAAATAGCAAACAAatcaaaaataaaataatgaaGTTTTATTAAGAAAGAATAAATTAGTAGCTTTGGTATTacactttaagaagaaagaaaataaaataaaaactaaaacataATCAAAATAATAAAGTTCCCTAAGAAAGAATGAGTTAGTGACATTGCTATTACCCTTTACGAAGAAGTTAACAAAAATTAATATAACACATAATGAGAAAAATGCACAAAATTTACAGAGAAATTGcacttttttataatatgcaagaataaacattAAATAGTAGAATTCTTACAATGAAAGAAAGTTTCCTAAGGAGTGGATCAGTGACATTGGTTTTACGATTAAAGAAGAAATAAATACTAAATCAAAAACCAAACAATGAAGTTTTGTAAGAAAGAATGAGTTAGTGGTTTTGGTATTACACTTTcaaaaaaagaaatgaaataaaaactaaaactaaatcaaaatagtGAAGTTTTATAagtaagaatgaattagtggcatgtggattaccctttaagaagaaataaattataaaataacaaaatttgcacacaatatAGACAAAAAATTGCGCTTTTaaataatatgcaaaaatatgTATATGGTAGTGGAAGTTTTGCAAAAACAATTGTCCAAGAGGCAATGAATTAggggcattggtattacccttaaagaagaaacaaaataaaatagtaattaaaaaatcaaaataatgaagttgtTATAAGGAAAAATGACTTAGTGGCATTAGTATTagtctttaagaagaaagaaagtgAAAAAAATGAGATTTTCTAAGAAAGAAAGAATTGTTGGCATTGGTATTACCGTTTAAgaataaagaaaataaagaaagtatctaaaataataaaaaatgTGCACACAATATACACAAAAATTGCGCTTTTTaaaaatatgcaagaataaacatataatagtgattttttttaaaaaataaattctaagaaggaatgaattagtggcattggtattacccttaaagaagaaagaaaatgaaataataTCTAAATCAAAATAATAATAAAGTTCATAAAGAACAATGAATTCGCGTCATTCGTATTACTGTTTAAGAAGGAAGATAATGAAAAAAGTTAAAAAACTTGCTCACAACTGTCTAATTGCACTTTTGATAGTATGCAAAAAACAATCATATAATAGCGTAATTTTCACACATATTGCATTGTATTCGTGTATAAACATTTACACTCACCCAACATCCTAAAAATACCTACAAAAGAAAAAATgaataaagaaaaacaaaaaaaaaacaaaaggggAAATGCATCAATCAAAACAGAAAAACATAAAGAAACAAAGGGAGAGAGGGAGGACTGGGCAGTATAGTTAATGGGCTTTAGCCAGTAGCAAATTGACTGACCTGTATATGCGGTCAGTCAAAAAGGCAGCCCAGCTCACAAAACAGCCCAGAAAAAAAAGCAGAGGTGAAATCGATGGTGCAAAAAATCTAAATGACCCAAAATTAATTTTCAGGTGACTTGCATACAGCTAAAGTGTTAATTTTTTATTTGTGAGCATTTAGGATTGACTGGTGGTTTACATGCATGCATTTGAGCAAATGTGTTATAAATGATATGCAAAGTAGTACTGATGAAACGGAGTTGAGCTACTCTTCCGATTTATAACTCATGATCCACGGCACAATGAACACAGCTAGAGAGAGGCATGTGAAGAAGAAAACACCAGCACAATGAACACAACTAGAGAGAGGCATGTGAAGAAGAAAACACCATGATCATTCAGCACTACATAGGGAGTGTTCACAAACCATCGCCACTACATCTTGATTAGGATTGATCGAGAACCTGCCATGCACATCCAAAACAAGCGAGCGTGCATGCAGACGCCACTACCACCTCCAGGTTCCATGGAAACTCAACTCACCTAAACCTTAGCCAACGCAACAACCTTAGGTACTGCTAATCCGCTACTACCATCCTCGACTCGAACACTACCTGCTACTCCTCCTCCTGCAGCTGCTATGCCGGTGCTAGCCACGATGCCGCCGGCCTAGCTTCCTTCCTCCTCGGTGCCCTTGAGGTACTCCCCGTCGCCGCTGTGCGCGCCAGAGTTGGCGCCGCGAGCGTCGGCCGACAGCGAGGTCGACCCCTCCttggcgccgctgccgccgcggccGTAGTCCGAGAAGACGCCGGCGTTCATCATGCTGTTGCcactggcgccgccgccgccgccgcccatgctGGCCTCgccgtggaggaggttgaacccGGTGGTCGCGCCGGAGGACATCCCCAGCTGGCCGTGCGCGGCCgcctggtgctgctgctgctgctgctgctggagcggCGACATGGCCTGCTGCGCGTACATCATCGACGACCGCGCCGCCATCAGCGACTGCGGCGACATCATCTGCGCCGACTGCTGCGGCATGTACCGCGGCCCGGACTGCATCATCAGGTTGGACGGGTACTGCGCGCAACCACGCCGAAGCGATCAAGAAGTTCATTCAGTCCTCTAACAACTCCAGAAAAACAAGAATCGCAACATGGCCAGCCTCGACGGGAACTCACCTGAGACAGCGACGCCGTCTGCGGCGGCTGGCtgtcggcgatggcggcgaggtacATGAGGTTCTGCTGGAGCTTGGCTTGGTTCCTGCAGCACCGGAGCAGTAAGCGGTAGGCAAAACAAGGCTCAGCGTGCGGGCGCTGTAGCCTGTTGGGCAATGAACATTAAGCAAAAATAATGATATGTGGGAGCATTGTGCAGAGATTGATAGACCAAAGATGCGCTCCCTGTCAGTCACCACAAAGTAAGCATATGCACATGAACAGAACACGCATGAGTATGACTGAAAAATAAAGATGAAACTGTTGCGCGGCACTGACAGTAGGGAAGCAGAGAAACAGTGCAGTGAACAAGAAACAGTGGTACTTTTCCACACAGTAATCACGTCCATATCAGACAGACACTTTTTCATGAACAAACATAATTTTTCATCGGCCTAGAACTAGCACAACTCAACTTGGGCCTCAGCCAACGTACTAAAATCAGTAGCATCACCATGGTACGACCAACATGGATGTCATTTGTGAACACATTTGATTGTCCAAACTGGGAAGGCCCTTGAATCTCTCTCTATTAGACGACCATAGCATGTTCTAATTTTGCCTAACACTACTACTCCTAACTGATGATGTTACCAAGAGAGCTAAGATAGCAAGAACTACATAAAACACTGCAGCATTCCCTCACGAGTGCAGTGCTCCATAGGGTAGTTCACAAGGATACTAGACCAGATCAGATCAGACCAGGGATCGGACTCACCGTGCGCACTCCTCCACCTTGCCGTTGTTCTGGTTGTCGAGGATGGCCAGGATCAGCTGCTTGTTCTCATCCAGGTACTGCACAGTTCCAACGCCCAAGAAACTTTTTCATGTTAGCAATACATTTCAGTGAAGGCATATCTTGATACTATACTGAATACAACTAGTACTGCATCACAGCTGGGTGCCAACACCTCCATGTTCTGGATGATGTTTTCCCATATCAGTCAGTAGAGCACAGCATATGAAAACACAATCATCTATCACCAATTAGGTGCCAGACAGGAGATTAGGGTGTTGCATGCACATACACTAAAGATCTGACTGCCAACAGCCTATCCCATCAAGCCCAGGGTCAATCATTGACTGACACGGTAGCATGTAAGCAGGTTATCACAGAGGCAAGGACAAGCACGCGCACAGCCGTGAGGCCAGCT
Proteins encoded:
- the LOC123096017 gene encoding GRF-interacting factor 1 produces the protein MQQQHLMQMNQSMMGGYASSTTVTTDLIQQYLDENKQLILAILDNQNNGKVEECARNQAKLQQNLMYLAAIADSQPPQTASLSQYPSNLMMQSGPRYMPQQSAQMMSPQSLMAARSSMMYAQQAMSPLQQQQQQQHQAAAHGQLGMSSGATTGFNLLHGEASMGGGGGGASGNSMMNAGVFSDYGRGGSGAKEGSTSLSADARGANSGAHSGDGEYLKGTEEEGS